One Labrus mixtus chromosome 12, fLabMix1.1, whole genome shotgun sequence DNA segment encodes these proteins:
- the LOC132984463 gene encoding gastrula zinc finger protein XlCGF57.1-like isoform X1, which produces MKTKKKLSSARSSSEIEDHDDAKMEVSTESSKRKEPFSAAKNPPATKKKDTDSEEDVQQLLVSKEELPPEQQEWSHILDQEDTKPQHIKEEHEELWISQEEEQLQGLEEADTTRFPFTPVSVKSEDDEEKPQSSLLHQRQTEQMETGVDGEDCGGAEPERYSDPERRLQPEIEVKIEDSDEAETDDSDDWQETREDLSELNLKNKKLKNSKRPHRCSECGKRFNRKEHLTSHMMIHTGEKPFSCSECEKRFTQKGSLTRHMLVHTGEKPYTCSECGKSVSQSGGLATHMLVHTRERPFSCSQCGKRFREKGTLKRHIKVHTGEKAFSCSVCSKSFTLRRSLTTHMLVHAEEKPFSCSVCSKSFTLRRSLTTHMLVHTRQKPFSCSICSKAFHQKAALTQHMLVHTGEKAFSCSGCGKRFSSKGELTKHMMIHSGEKPFSCSVCSKSFTRRDSLVTHMLVHTGEKPFSCSICRKGCTQRGSLTRHMLVHTGEKAFSCSECGKRFSSKGEVTKHMMIHSGEKPFSCSVCSKSFTRRDSLTRHVSSHRRESLQLLWVR; this is translated from the coding sequence atgtccagcagctgttagtgagtaaagaagagcttccacctgagcagcaggagtggagccacattctggaccaggaggacactaagccccaacacattaaagaagaacatgaggaactgtggatcagtcaggaggaagaacagcttcaaggactggaggaggctgataccaccaggttccccttcactcctgtctctgtgaagagtgaagatgatgaagagaaacctcagtcctcactgcttcatcagagacaaactgaacagatggaaacaggagttgatggagaggactgtggaggagcagaaccagagaggtactcagatccagagagacgtttacaACCAGAGATTGAGGTCAAGATTGAAGACTCTGATGAAGCtgagactgatgacagtgatgattggcaagagacaagagaagatttgtcagaattaaacttgaaaaataagaaactaaagaATAGTAAGAGACCACATAGGTGCTCGGAGTGcggtaaaagatttaaccgaAAAGAGCATCTGACCAGtcacatgatgattcacactggagagaaacccttcagctgctctgagtgtgagaAAAGATTTACCCAAAAAGGGTCTTTGACCAGACATATGttagttcacacaggagagaaaccctacacctgctctgagtgtggtaagaGTGTATCCCAAAGTGGAGGTCTggccacacacatgttagttcacacTAGAGAGAGACCATTCAGTTGCTCTCAATGTGGAAAACGATTTAGAGAAAAGGGGACTCTGAAGAGACACATTAAAGTTCACACTGGGGAGAAAGCCTTCagttgctctgtttgcagtaaaagttttaccCTAAGAAgaagtctgaccacacacatgttagttcatgcAGAAGAGAAACCAtttagctgctctgtttgcagtaaaagttttaccCTAAGAAgaagtctgaccacacacatgttagttcacacaAGACAGAAACCCTTCAGTTGCTCTATTTGCAGTAAAGCATTTCATCAAAAAGCAGCCCTAACCcaacacatgttagttcacacaggagagaaagccttcagctgctctgggTGTGGTAAAAGGTTTAGTTCTAAGGGAGAACTGACcaaacacatgatgattcactctggagagaaacccttcagctgctctgtttgcagtaaaagttttaccCGAAGAGATAGTCTagtcacacacatgttagttcacactggagagaaacccttcagttgCTCTATTTGCAGGAAAGGTTGTACCCAGAGAGGAAGTCTGActagacacatgttagttcatacaggagagaaagctttcagctgctctgagtgtggtaaaaggtttAGTTCTAAGGGGGAAGTCACaaaacacatgatgattcactctggagagaaacccttcagctgctctgtttgcagtaaaagttttaccCGAAGAGATAGTCTGACCAGACACGttagttcacacaggagagaaagccttcagctgctctgggTGCGGTAA
- the LOC132984506 gene encoding stonustoxin subunit alpha-like — MYEVDSDLVSSSRLDHGGLHRLDPGLRKYACELELDTNTVNRSLRLSDNNRKVTYVEKLQSYPDHPDRFEYHPQLLCRTGLTGRCYWEVKWRGVVDVSVSYRGIRRRGTSDECIFGYNDQSWSLFCSDGGYSVRHNTRRTKISSSSVSNRVAVYVDCPAGSLSFYRVSSDTLIYLHTFNTTFSEPLYPGFGFWFWFGSSVSVWCVGLRNTAD; from the exons ATGTATGAAGTAGATTCTGATCTGGTTTCTTCCTCCAGGTTGGACCATGGTGGACTGCACAGACTGGATCCTGGTCTGAGGAAGT ACGCCTGTGAGCTggaactggacacaaacacagtgaacagatcCCTCAGACTgtctgacaacaacaggaaggtgACATATGTGGAGAAGCTTCAGTCATATCCTGATCATCCAGACAGATTTGAATACCATCCTCAGCTGCTGTGTAGGACTGGTCTGACTGGTCGCTGTTACTGGGAGGTCAAGTGGAGAGGAGTGGTTGATGTATCAGTGAGTTACAGAGGAATCAGAAGGAGAGGAACCAGTGATGAATGTATATTTGGATATAATGATCAATCCTGGAGTCTGTTCTGCTCTGATGGAGGTTACTCTGTCAGGCACAATACCAGAAGAACaaagatctcctcctcctctgtctctaacagagtagcagtgtatgtggactgtcctgctggctctctgtccttctacagagtctcctctgacacactgatCTACCTCCACACCTTCAACACCACATTCTCTGAACCTCTCTATCCTGGGTTTGGGTTTTGGTTCTGGTTTGGTTCTtcagtgtctgtgtggtgtgtcgGTCTGAGAAACACTGCTGACTGA